A section of the Larus michahellis chromosome 1, bLarMic1.1, whole genome shotgun sequence genome encodes:
- the LOC141747928 gene encoding cell surface glycoprotein CD200 receptor 1-B-like isoform X3, which translates to MCHFLCLHFLQCWFLLLKMAQTWAVLAALPFLLISLVEGSVHNMVSVEAGHEAVLSCPYTSKLSLLMVTWKTKCSGCCLLAYRSDRNETRTLNCSERMMWKYSPDSNPALRIYPVNLSDEGNYSCEIVSSAGNFLLFSSLTVIVPPAVTLTYGKSGAVVCQASAGKPAADISWIPASNHSTEEEVHHPNGTVTRVSYIGWVNSMLPTVTCLVTHPAINQTLSLDLSHSSPSLPYLLIGGSASVAAVIGVTLCLIFMCRD; encoded by the exons ATGTgccattttctttgccttcactTTCTGCAGTGCTGGTTCCTTTTGCTAAAGATGGCTCAGACGTGGGCAGTTCTGGCTGCGCTCCCTTTCTTGCTAATCAGTCTGGTTGAAGGGTCAG tTCACAACATGGTGAGCGTGGAGGCCGGTCATGAGGCTGTGTTGAGTTGCCCGTACACCTCCAAGTTGTCTTTGCTAATGGTGACCTGGAAGACGAAATGCAGCGGTTGCTGCTTGTTGGCCTATAGAAGTGATCGCAATGAGACAAGGACGTTAAACTGCAGTGAGAGGATGATGTGGAAATACTCACCTGACAGTAACCCCGCTCTTCGTATTTACCCTGTGAACCTTAGTGATGAGGGAAATTACAGCTGTGAAATTGTCAGCAGTGCagggaattttcttcttttctcttctctcactgTGATAG TCCCTCCTGCAGTGACTCTGACCTATGGCAAGAGTGGAGCGGTTGTCTGTCAGGCGTCTGCTGGAAAGCCAGCCGCTGACATCTCCTGGATCCCTGCAAGCAATCACAGCACCGAGGAAGAAGTCCATCACCCCAATGGAACAGTGACTAGAGTGAGCTACATAGGCTGGGTCAACAGCATGCTTCCCACCGTCACCTGCCTGGTTACCCACCCAGCTATAAACCAGACTCTGTCCCTAGACCTGTCAC actcttcccccagccttccCTATCTCCTGATAGGAGGATCTGCGAGTGTTGCTGCTGTCATTGGTGTGACTTTATGCTTGATTTTCATGTGCAGAG ACTAA
- the LOC141747928 gene encoding cell surface glycoprotein CD200 receptor 1-B-like isoform X2, with product MAQTWAVLAALPFLLISLVEGSVHNMVSVEAGHEAVLSCPYTSKLSLLMVTWKTKCSGCCLLAYRSDRNETRTLNCSERMMWKYSPDSNPALRIYPVNLSDEGNYSCEIVSSAGNFLLFSSLTVIVPPAVTLTYGKSGAVVCQASAGKPAADISWIPASNHSTEEEVHHPNGTVTRVSYIGWVNSMLPTVTCLVTHPAINQTLSLDLSHSSPSLPYLLIGGSASVAAVIGVTLCLIFMCRAFRLRKLAHGSAVPFATKNFRSTPSRKKREVIKPPVLSECIYQNYNPRMIYMNY from the exons ATGGCTCAGACGTGGGCAGTTCTGGCTGCGCTCCCTTTCTTGCTAATCAGTCTGGTTGAAGGGTCAG tTCACAACATGGTGAGCGTGGAGGCCGGTCATGAGGCTGTGTTGAGTTGCCCGTACACCTCCAAGTTGTCTTTGCTAATGGTGACCTGGAAGACGAAATGCAGCGGTTGCTGCTTGTTGGCCTATAGAAGTGATCGCAATGAGACAAGGACGTTAAACTGCAGTGAGAGGATGATGTGGAAATACTCACCTGACAGTAACCCCGCTCTTCGTATTTACCCTGTGAACCTTAGTGATGAGGGAAATTACAGCTGTGAAATTGTCAGCAGTGCagggaattttcttcttttctcttctctcactgTGATAG TCCCTCCTGCAGTGACTCTGACCTATGGCAAGAGTGGAGCGGTTGTCTGTCAGGCGTCTGCTGGAAAGCCAGCCGCTGACATCTCCTGGATCCCTGCAAGCAATCACAGCACCGAGGAAGAAGTCCATCACCCCAATGGAACAGTGACTAGAGTGAGCTACATAGGCTGGGTCAACAGCATGCTTCCCACCGTCACCTGCCTGGTTACCCACCCAGCTATAAACCAGACTCTGTCCCTAGACCTGTCAC actcttcccccagccttccCTATCTCCTGATAGGAGGATCTGCGAGTGTTGCTGCTGTCATTGGTGTGACTTTATGCTTGATTTTCATGTGCAGAG CTTTCAGGTTACGTAAATTAGCACATGGGTCGGCAGTACCATTTGCa ACTAAGAACTTCAGGTCCACACCGTCACGTAAGAAAAGAGAAGTCATCAAGCCTCCTGTCTTATCAGAGTGTATCTATCAGAACTACAATCCAAGAATGATATATATGAACTATTAA
- the LOC141747928 gene encoding cell surface glycoprotein CD200 receptor 1-B-like isoform X1 yields the protein MCHFLCLHFLQCWFLLLKMAQTWAVLAALPFLLISLVEGSVHNMVSVEAGHEAVLSCPYTSKLSLLMVTWKTKCSGCCLLAYRSDRNETRTLNCSERMMWKYSPDSNPALRIYPVNLSDEGNYSCEIVSSAGNFLLFSSLTVIVPPAVTLTYGKSGAVVCQASAGKPAADISWIPASNHSTEEEVHHPNGTVTRVSYIGWVNSMLPTVTCLVTHPAINQTLSLDLSHSSPSLPYLLIGGSASVAAVIGVTLCLIFMCRAFRLRKLAHGSAVPFATKNFRSTPSRKKREVIKPPVLSECIYQNYNPRMIYMNY from the exons ATGTgccattttctttgccttcactTTCTGCAGTGCTGGTTCCTTTTGCTAAAGATGGCTCAGACGTGGGCAGTTCTGGCTGCGCTCCCTTTCTTGCTAATCAGTCTGGTTGAAGGGTCAG tTCACAACATGGTGAGCGTGGAGGCCGGTCATGAGGCTGTGTTGAGTTGCCCGTACACCTCCAAGTTGTCTTTGCTAATGGTGACCTGGAAGACGAAATGCAGCGGTTGCTGCTTGTTGGCCTATAGAAGTGATCGCAATGAGACAAGGACGTTAAACTGCAGTGAGAGGATGATGTGGAAATACTCACCTGACAGTAACCCCGCTCTTCGTATTTACCCTGTGAACCTTAGTGATGAGGGAAATTACAGCTGTGAAATTGTCAGCAGTGCagggaattttcttcttttctcttctctcactgTGATAG TCCCTCCTGCAGTGACTCTGACCTATGGCAAGAGTGGAGCGGTTGTCTGTCAGGCGTCTGCTGGAAAGCCAGCCGCTGACATCTCCTGGATCCCTGCAAGCAATCACAGCACCGAGGAAGAAGTCCATCACCCCAATGGAACAGTGACTAGAGTGAGCTACATAGGCTGGGTCAACAGCATGCTTCCCACCGTCACCTGCCTGGTTACCCACCCAGCTATAAACCAGACTCTGTCCCTAGACCTGTCAC actcttcccccagccttccCTATCTCCTGATAGGAGGATCTGCGAGTGTTGCTGCTGTCATTGGTGTGACTTTATGCTTGATTTTCATGTGCAGAG CTTTCAGGTTACGTAAATTAGCACATGGGTCGGCAGTACCATTTGCa ACTAAGAACTTCAGGTCCACACCGTCACGTAAGAAAAGAGAAGTCATCAAGCCTCCTGTCTTATCAGAGTGTATCTATCAGAACTACAATCCAAGAATGATATATATGAACTATTAA